A genomic window from Paenibacillus sp. FSL K6-0276 includes:
- a CDS encoding HAD family hydrolase, with protein sequence MGRGLQSILFDLDGTLTDPKEGITKSVEYALNKFDIQIEHLDMLLPYIGPPLYDSFIELHHFSEEQARQAVIFYRERYSTVGLLENMVIDGIPQLLEGLKNKGYSLYVATSKPTVFAEQILEHYKLDHYFEHIGGSNLDGTRSKKKAVIQFVLDQNAILPEEALMIGDREHDIIGAKGCGVESIGVTFGYGPKEELEKAGADHIAYRVEEIADIIQHISLRERCAK encoded by the coding sequence GTGGGAAGAGGACTACAAAGTATTTTATTTGATTTGGATGGGACATTAACGGACCCTAAAGAAGGCATTACAAAAAGCGTAGAATACGCATTGAACAAATTTGATATTCAGATCGAGCATTTGGATATGCTTCTTCCTTACATAGGCCCACCTCTTTACGATTCATTTATTGAGCTACATCATTTCTCAGAGGAACAAGCGCGACAAGCGGTTATCTTCTACCGTGAGCGTTACAGCACTGTTGGGCTGCTTGAGAATATGGTGATTGATGGTATACCACAATTGCTGGAAGGCCTTAAGAATAAAGGATATTCATTGTATGTAGCCACCTCCAAGCCTACTGTTTTTGCAGAACAAATCCTTGAGCATTACAAACTAGATCATTATTTTGAGCATATCGGAGGTAGTAATCTGGATGGTACCCGTTCCAAGAAGAAGGCTGTTATTCAGTTCGTACTTGATCAGAATGCTATTCTTCCAGAGGAAGCGCTAATGATTGGGGACCGTGAGCATGATATCATCGGAGCCAAAGGTTGTGGAGTGGAATCTATCGGTGTAACGTTTGGTTACGGGCCTAAGGAAGAACTTGAGAAAGCTGGGGCAGATCATATCGCCTATCGTGTAGAAGAAATTGCGGATATCATCCAACATATATCATTAAGAGAGCGATGTGCGAAATGA
- a CDS encoding GNAT family N-acetyltransferase — MSQHLNSILEGSTIKLVPMDESHVEGLVRVLKNPIIWEFTWRKITSDEQVQDLITTAFANQKNGSQIPFVIIEKASGQIIGTTRIMHPDLIHRSAEIGCTWISPEYWRTSVNTEGKSLLLHYCFEKLELIRVEFTVVKTNLRSQRAVERLGAVKEGVLRQHRIRSDGSIHDNIVFSILDKEWPSVKENLHYLLNEKYT; from the coding sequence ATGAGCCAACATCTTAATTCAATCTTGGAGGGCTCTACAATCAAGCTGGTTCCAATGGATGAAAGCCATGTAGAAGGGCTAGTGAGAGTGTTAAAAAATCCAATCATTTGGGAATTTACTTGGCGAAAAATAACGTCGGACGAGCAGGTGCAAGATTTAATCACAACAGCGTTCGCTAATCAAAAAAACGGATCGCAAATCCCCTTCGTCATCATTGAAAAAGCGTCTGGACAAATTATCGGAACTACTCGAATCATGCACCCGGATTTGATCCATCGCAGTGCTGAAATCGGATGTACGTGGATCTCGCCTGAGTACTGGAGAACTAGTGTGAATACAGAGGGCAAGTCATTACTGCTTCACTATTGCTTTGAAAAGCTAGAGCTGATTCGTGTAGAATTTACAGTGGTGAAGACTAACTTGAGATCACAAAGAGCAGTAGAACGATTAGGGGCTGTAAAAGAAGGGGTTCTACGCCAGCATAGAATCAGATCTGACGGTTCGATTCATGATAATATTGTCTTTAGTATTTTGGATAAAGAATGGCCTTCGGTAAAAGAGAATCTTCACTATTTATTAAATGAGAAGTACACATAA
- a CDS encoding aldo/keto reductase: protein MNRLNRPTTNLSSLNKLGLEYVDLYLVHWPVKGNYKDTWRALGKLYSDGKVRVIGVSNFQIHYIEDLINRGHSQTYG, encoded by the coding sequence ATGAATAGATTGAACCGACCTACAACAAATTTGTCCAGTCTTAACAAATTAGGTCTGGAGTACGTAGATCTATATTTGGTTCACTGGCCTGTGAAAGGCAATTACAAAGACACCTGGAGAGCGCTTGGAAAACTATATAGTGACGGTAAGGTTCGTGTCATTGGTGTCTCAAATTTTCAAATTCATTACATAGAAGACCTAATTAACAGAGGCCACAGTCAAACCTATGGTTGA
- a CDS encoding acylphosphatase, whose amino-acid sequence MSVFKKLRNNYVIWHANRIKLLEFSSSTIARKKVVFSGRVQNVGFRLEIYSIAQRMKLTGWVRNLKDGSVEVELQGGEQEISFLVHCMQSLKRASVKKVTMIDLPINENEENFSIVK is encoded by the coding sequence ATGAGTGTTTTCAAGAAATTAAGAAATAATTATGTGATTTGGCATGCAAACCGCATTAAGTTACTGGAGTTTTCATCAAGCACAATAGCTAGAAAAAAAGTAGTTTTTTCCGGTAGAGTTCAAAATGTAGGATTCCGCTTGGAGATATATTCTATTGCTCAAAGAATGAAATTAACGGGATGGGTTAGAAATTTAAAAGACGGAAGTGTAGAGGTAGAATTGCAAGGAGGAGAGCAGGAGATCTCTTTTTTAGTCCATTGCATGCAGTCATTGAAACGGGCATCTGTAAAGAAAGTGACTATGATCGATCTGCCTATTAATGAGAATGAGGAAAACTTTTCAATAGTGAAATAA
- a CDS encoding TPM domain-containing protein: MNYRTLKKMLLTTLATLMLSVLLLPVLTSAKTAVPKHTGSFYVNDFANVIDEKAENYMVNYGIRLHQDTGAQVVVVTVDSTNGVSMEEYATSLFNSWGVGSADKNNGLLLLLSIKDDDYWAVQGKGIEDTLPNSKIKEILSQYLEPDFAAKTYSNGARKTYGAFIQAMGGTWVENVGTKNYVSDNAGVLNKVTKDYLNESSNRYKTTTGSGIYVVTVKNAGDKTLQDYTYMKFASVAAGPKDVMLVLDIGGDNYHVLQGKDIDKVLTNDAISNILDTVLEPQFVKKDYGTGATATSNALYSFLLARADHSVGATGATGTTGNSGGTAGSTSSSTSASAKDTGVSIGKGLLMYALLFGPLILFGYGLSRRNKYIEMYGLPFNPYSPRNIRRYGNWYGQADYGYGRRWHRRYYHHHHRNTPSNNSHSSFWGNSGGGGSTNGGGAGRYSSSNENRGGGGSSSGGGAGRHSSSSSSSSYSNNDRGSSGGGGSSGGGGSSGGGGSSGGGGSSGGGGSASSGGGAGRH; this comes from the coding sequence ATGAACTACAGAACTTTAAAAAAAATGCTACTTACCACACTTGCTACTCTAATGTTAAGTGTACTGCTGCTTCCGGTTTTGACTTCAGCCAAAACCGCGGTGCCTAAGCATACCGGGTCATTTTATGTGAATGATTTTGCGAATGTGATCGACGAGAAAGCTGAGAATTACATGGTGAACTATGGGATTCGATTACACCAGGATACGGGCGCTCAAGTCGTGGTGGTGACAGTCGATTCTACAAATGGAGTTTCGATGGAAGAGTATGCAACTTCGCTATTCAATAGCTGGGGCGTAGGCTCTGCTGATAAGAATAACGGGCTTCTATTGCTGCTTTCTATAAAAGATGATGACTACTGGGCGGTACAAGGTAAGGGTATTGAGGACACGTTGCCTAACAGTAAGATTAAAGAAATTCTTTCTCAATATCTTGAGCCGGATTTTGCAGCTAAAACTTATAGTAATGGCGCACGCAAAACGTATGGCGCTTTTATTCAAGCCATGGGTGGGACCTGGGTGGAAAATGTCGGTACCAAAAACTATGTATCCGACAATGCCGGTGTACTCAATAAAGTGACAAAGGATTATTTGAACGAATCTAGCAATAGATATAAAACTACAACTGGCAGCGGAATTTATGTGGTTACTGTAAAGAATGCAGGAGATAAAACACTTCAGGATTACACCTATATGAAGTTTGCCTCCGTTGCCGCAGGTCCTAAGGATGTTATGCTCGTGCTAGACATTGGTGGAGACAACTATCATGTTCTTCAAGGGAAGGACATCGACAAGGTTCTAACTAACGATGCAATCAGCAATATTTTGGATACCGTACTTGAGCCCCAATTTGTGAAAAAAGATTACGGAACGGGAGCTACGGCGACTTCCAATGCTTTGTACAGTTTCTTGTTGGCAAGAGCAGATCATTCAGTTGGAGCGACGGGAGCTACAGGAACTACGGGAAATAGTGGAGGCACAGCTGGTTCAACTTCTTCCTCTACAAGTGCTTCAGCAAAGGATACCGGGGTCAGTATAGGTAAGGGTCTACTAATGTACGCATTGTTGTTTGGCCCGCTTATATTGTTCGGATATGGACTTTCACGTCGCAATAAATATATTGAAATGTATGGCTTGCCATTTAATCCATATAGCCCAAGAAATATTCGACGGTATGGAAATTGGTACGGTCAAGCGGATTACGGTTATGGTAGACGTTGGCATAGACGTTATTATCACCATCATCATAGAAACACACCATCAAATAATTCCCATTCAAGCTTTTGGGGAAACAGCGGTGGAGGCGGCTCTACTAATGGTGGTGGAGCAGGACGATATTCCTCAAGCAACGAGAACCGTGGTGGTGGAGGTTCCAGTAGTGGCGGAGGTGCAGGAAGACATTCTTCAAGTTCTTCCAGCAGTAGTTACTCTAACAATGATAGAGGCTCCTCAGGTGGAGGAGGTTCTTCCGGCGGTGGTGGTTCATCTGGTGGTGGTGGTTCATCTGGTGGTGGGGGTTCATCTGGTGGTGGGGGTAGCGCTAGCAGTGGTGGAGGAGCAGGAAGACACTAA
- a CDS encoding phosphodiester glycosidase family protein: protein MSTSSLPQRSTVRKKKPTKKRKKRSFFRTLSKVFLFCLILLIAGGGWFYFAPSAKNLRYSIADTLITTQHRYMAKYIIGEDGLKDRVTEYSSLFEEMGVEKDTHTITPEPEVKEKPLVEIENVSGSGYSGYVMIVNDPTKVRLGIPHKVGSGEKVTSMVKRTGAIAGVNGGGFADPNWKGNGFKPIGIVISQGKLYYNGLGGKKSTQIVGLDKQGKMVAGNYTLDEISKMGVQEAVTFSPRLIVNGKGLIKNAAEGWGIAPRTAMGQRADGAIIFVVIDGRQPTYSIGANLYDVQQILLKHGAVIAANLDGGSSTVLVKDNEIMNKPSSQYGERYLPTAFLVFDHPEQVDMPNIWKGLDPSKIDAAKKRTH, encoded by the coding sequence GTGAGCACTTCATCATTACCTCAACGTTCCACCGTACGCAAAAAGAAGCCAACAAAAAAACGTAAGAAACGGAGCTTTTTCCGAACACTATCCAAAGTGTTTCTATTCTGCTTAATTTTGTTGATTGCTGGAGGTGGTTGGTTCTACTTTGCACCTTCGGCTAAAAATCTGCGCTATTCAATCGCTGATACACTGATTACAACACAGCACCGCTACATGGCTAAATATATTATTGGCGAGGACGGATTAAAAGACAGAGTGACTGAATATAGCTCCCTATTTGAAGAGATGGGGGTCGAAAAGGATACACACACCATCACTCCTGAACCAGAAGTAAAAGAGAAACCGCTGGTCGAGATAGAGAATGTCTCAGGTAGTGGATATTCCGGATATGTCATGATCGTTAATGATCCTACTAAAGTCCGTCTAGGAATTCCACATAAGGTAGGGTCAGGTGAGAAAGTAACTAGCATGGTGAAGCGTACAGGTGCTATTGCGGGCGTTAACGGTGGTGGGTTCGCCGACCCCAACTGGAAAGGTAACGGGTTTAAACCTATCGGTATTGTGATCTCACAAGGTAAGTTATATTACAACGGTCTCGGTGGTAAGAAATCCACACAGATCGTAGGTCTTGATAAACAAGGGAAAATGGTTGCTGGGAATTATACTTTAGATGAGATTAGTAAAATGGGTGTTCAGGAGGCAGTTACTTTTAGCCCACGTCTGATCGTCAATGGAAAAGGATTGATTAAGAACGCGGCTGAAGGCTGGGGGATTGCACCTAGAACAGCGATGGGTCAGCGTGCTGACGGAGCGATTATATTTGTTGTTATCGATGGAAGACAGCCTACTTATAGTATTGGGGCAAATCTGTATGATGTGCAACAAATCCTTCTCAAACATGGGGCTGTGATTGCAGCGAATCTGGATGGAGGTTCTTCTACCGTGCTTGTAAAAGACAACGAGATTATGAACAAGCCATCCTCTCAGTATGGTGAACGATATTTGCCTACAGCTTTTTTAGTATTCGATCACCCAGAGCAGGTCGATATGCCGAATATTTGGAAAGGGCTCGACCCCTCCAAAATTGATGCTGCTAAGAAGCGTACGCACTAA
- a CDS encoding LysR family transcriptional regulator: MTLQQLRYAIEIANSGSMNEAAKKLFVSQPSLSNAIKELESELGITIFERTNRGISISVEGMEFLGYARQIIEQTELMENRYTGKKRSPIYFSISTQHYAFVVDAFVNLMKQNDVSEYNFSLRETQTYEIIEDVRTLRSDLGILYINESNYKHMNKLFSDGNLKFTPLFNTDPHLYVRTGHPLAHKEVITQNDIVPFPYITFEQGENNSLHFSEEMLSFSQIEKNIKVNDRATLTNLLMGTDCYTVGTGILASDLNGDGLKTIPFESNEVFTVGWIAHKDRRPSVMASMYIEILNDLVSGSYFDLNHFLL; encoded by the coding sequence GTGACGTTGCAACAACTCCGCTACGCTATCGAAATTGCAAATAGTGGCTCCATGAATGAGGCGGCAAAGAAGCTCTTTGTCTCTCAACCGAGCCTGTCCAATGCCATTAAAGAGTTAGAAAGTGAACTAGGGATTACGATCTTTGAGCGAACTAACCGTGGAATCAGTATTTCCGTTGAGGGGATGGAATTCCTAGGTTATGCTCGCCAAATCATTGAACAGACGGAGCTTATGGAGAATCGTTATACTGGGAAAAAGCGCAGTCCGATCTATTTTTCCATCTCCACGCAACACTACGCCTTTGTGGTTGACGCCTTTGTTAATCTCATGAAGCAGAATGACGTCTCAGAATACAATTTTAGCTTGAGAGAGACGCAAACCTACGAGATTATCGAAGATGTACGTACCTTGCGCAGTGATCTAGGAATTCTTTATATTAACGAGAGTAACTATAAGCATATGAATAAACTGTTTAGTGATGGCAATCTGAAATTCACACCACTTTTTAATACCGATCCACATCTTTATGTTCGAACCGGACATCCGCTTGCTCATAAGGAAGTCATTACACAGAATGATATTGTGCCGTTCCCTTATATCACGTTTGAACAGGGTGAGAACAATTCACTGCACTTCTCGGAGGAAATGTTAAGCTTTTCACAAATTGAGAAGAATATAAAGGTGAATGACCGGGCGACACTGACCAATTTATTAATGGGTACGGATTGCTATACGGTGGGCACAGGGATTCTGGCGTCTGATCTAAATGGAGATGGACTGAAGACGATCCCTTTTGAGAGTAATGAAGTATTTACAGTTGGATGGATAGCGCATAAAGATCGTAGACCGAGTGTAATGGCATCTATGTATATCGAGATCTTGAATGACCTGGTTTCAGGTAGTTATTTTGATCTAAATCATTTTTTACTATAG
- a CDS encoding 5-methyltetrahydropteroyltriglutamate--homocysteine S-methyltransferase translates to MIRPVIDTQRNAPPFRYDIVGSFLRTDEIKAARLQYDNGEITGSQLHEIENIEIAKLLEQEKEVGLLAVTDGEFRRSWWHLDFFVGIKGTEKINLNQGRVEAVQRAESFRIVDRIAFEDHPMIKQFIALKQMAGERIPKMTIPSPALFHFVEEFNGNEVYPDQETLFQDIIAVYRTAIQAFYDAGCRYLQLDDTTWGTLCSGRHRAHLRSRGKDPDQLAKDYVRLINESIASRPQDMTIALHVCRGNFRSTWFAAGGYEPVAEELFSNTKVDAFFLEYDNERAGDFEPLRFIKDQFVVLGLVTTKHGGLESKEQLKARIEEAAQYVDIEKLCLSPQCGFASTEEGNILTDEEQWDKIRLVIETAQEVWI, encoded by the coding sequence ATGATTAGACCCGTAATTGACACCCAGAGAAATGCTCCACCTTTTCGCTACGATATCGTTGGCAGCTTCTTACGAACGGATGAGATTAAAGCGGCCCGCCTTCAATATGACAATGGTGAAATCACGGGCAGTCAGCTTCATGAAATAGAGAATATTGAAATCGCCAAATTACTGGAACAAGAAAAAGAAGTGGGTTTATTGGCGGTCACAGATGGGGAATTTCGTCGTTCCTGGTGGCATCTCGATTTCTTTGTAGGGATTAAAGGGACAGAGAAAATTAACTTGAATCAAGGAAGAGTGGAAGCGGTTCAGCGCGCGGAATCTTTTCGAATTGTAGACCGAATTGCCTTTGAAGATCATCCGATGATCAAGCAATTTATTGCTCTGAAGCAAATGGCTGGAGAACGAATTCCGAAAATGACAATACCTTCACCCGCTTTATTTCACTTTGTAGAGGAGTTTAACGGGAATGAAGTTTACCCGGATCAGGAAACTCTATTCCAAGATATTATTGCTGTTTACCGAACTGCAATCCAAGCGTTTTATGATGCGGGCTGCCGTTACCTCCAGTTAGACGATACAACTTGGGGAACGCTGTGTAGTGGTAGACATCGGGCGCATTTACGAAGCAGAGGAAAAGATCCAGATCAATTGGCTAAGGATTATGTCAGGCTGATTAACGAGAGCATTGCCAGTCGTCCGCAGGACATGACAATCGCGCTTCACGTATGCCGAGGTAATTTTCGCTCCACATGGTTCGCTGCTGGTGGTTATGAGCCTGTGGCCGAAGAGCTTTTTTCGAATACTAAAGTGGATGCTTTCTTCTTGGAGTATGATAATGAGCGGGCGGGCGATTTTGAACCCTTACGTTTTATTAAAGATCAATTTGTGGTATTAGGACTAGTAACTACAAAACATGGTGGTCTTGAGAGCAAAGAACAGCTTAAAGCGCGTATTGAAGAAGCGGCACAATATGTTGATATTGAGAAGCTTTGCTTAAGTCCTCAATGTGGGTTTGCTTCAACCGAGGAAGGGAATATCCTAACCGATGAAGAGCAGTGGGATAAAATACGTCTCGTAATTGAAACAGCCCAAGAGGTTTGGATATAA
- a CDS encoding YebC/PmpR family DNA-binding transcriptional regulator, producing the protein MGRKWNNIKEKKASKDANTSRVYAKFGVEIYVAAKKGEPDPEANRALKVVLERAKTYNVPKAIIDRAMDKAKGSGDENYEELRYEGFGPNGSMIIVDALTNNVNRTAPLIRSTFSKNGGNMGVSGSVAYMFDSTAVIGVEGKTADEVIEMMFDTELDVRDVLEEDEAVIVYAEPDQFHAVQEVFKNAGITEFTVAELNMLPQNYVTLPEDAQAQFEKLIDALEDLEDVQQVYHNVDSED; encoded by the coding sequence ATGGGTCGTAAGTGGAATAATATTAAGGAAAAGAAAGCCTCCAAAGACGCCAACACAAGTCGCGTTTATGCAAAGTTTGGTGTTGAGATTTATGTAGCAGCCAAGAAAGGTGAACCCGATCCAGAAGCAAACCGGGCCTTGAAGGTTGTATTAGAACGTGCAAAAACTTACAATGTACCAAAAGCGATTATTGACCGCGCGATGGATAAAGCCAAAGGCAGCGGTGATGAGAATTATGAAGAGCTTCGTTACGAAGGATTTGGACCTAATGGTTCGATGATTATCGTCGATGCACTTACGAATAACGTTAATCGTACAGCGCCTTTGATCCGTTCTACATTCAGTAAGAATGGCGGGAATATGGGTGTCAGCGGATCCGTAGCCTACATGTTTGACTCAACAGCTGTTATCGGTGTGGAAGGCAAAACTGCCGATGAAGTAATTGAGATGATGTTCGATACAGAGCTTGATGTACGTGATGTGCTAGAAGAGGATGAAGCGGTTATCGTGTACGCTGAACCTGATCAGTTCCATGCCGTACAAGAAGTATTCAAGAATGCAGGAATCACTGAATTTACCGTTGCTGAACTTAACATGCTTCCACAGAACTATGTAACGCTTCCTGAAGATGCACAAGCCCAGTTCGAGAAACTGATTGATGCCTTAGAAGATTTAGAAGATGTTCAACAAGTGTATCATAACGTAGACTCTGAGGACTAA
- a CDS encoding voltage-gated chloride channel family protein, which translates to MNQWSARWYGFAKKKSHFALWSTFIKWIVLGSVVGILSGTASAFFLKSLDYVTDVRLEHPWLLYLLPLAGVLVSFIYKRYGKNSAKGNNLILEQIQDGSETIPLRMAPLVLFGTLVTHLFGGSAGREGTAVQMGGSLAEWFGKLIKISPLDRKILLMCGISGGFGSIFGTPLAGTLFGLEVVTIGLISQQALLPCFVASFVGDLVTTRLWGVHHTHYVVNEFPALSLSIILKVVLASVIFGLVSMLFSELTHFLKKTFTAMISNPMLKGLVGGLIIIALVFVVGSRDYLGLGIPLIKDSFEGDVSPFAFLWKLIFTAFTLGTGFQGGEVTPLFAIGATLGNVLAGILHVYGPFLAALGFIAVFCGATSTPIACFLMGIELFGSEGAIYMFIACVVSYLFSGHSSIYTSQLIGVSKSQFISIPQGTRISSVKKRK; encoded by the coding sequence ATGAATCAATGGTCTGCACGATGGTATGGATTCGCTAAGAAAAAAAGTCATTTTGCACTTTGGAGTACGTTTATTAAATGGATTGTACTCGGAAGTGTGGTTGGTATCTTATCGGGAACTGCCTCTGCTTTCTTTCTAAAAAGCTTAGACTACGTAACAGATGTACGTTTAGAGCATCCATGGCTGCTTTACTTGCTGCCCCTTGCAGGAGTACTTGTTAGTTTCATATATAAGCGTTACGGGAAAAACAGCGCTAAAGGAAATAACCTTATTTTAGAACAAATTCAGGATGGCAGCGAGACCATTCCTTTACGTATGGCACCCTTAGTATTGTTCGGGACACTGGTAACTCACTTGTTCGGCGGATCTGCCGGGCGTGAGGGGACAGCTGTACAAATGGGAGGAAGCCTCGCGGAGTGGTTTGGGAAATTAATCAAAATCAGCCCGCTGGATCGCAAAATACTGTTAATGTGCGGGATTAGTGGAGGCTTTGGCTCTATTTTCGGAACACCGCTGGCCGGAACCTTGTTTGGTCTAGAAGTGGTAACCATTGGACTCATTAGCCAACAGGCATTACTTCCTTGTTTTGTGGCTAGCTTTGTTGGTGATTTGGTCACCACTCGATTGTGGGGCGTTCATCATACTCACTATGTAGTGAATGAATTTCCCGCTTTAAGTCTATCCATTATTCTAAAAGTGGTATTGGCCTCTGTGATTTTTGGTCTTGTGAGTATGCTTTTCAGTGAACTGACTCATTTTCTAAAAAAAACCTTCACCGCCATGATTAGCAATCCAATGTTAAAAGGTTTAGTAGGTGGTTTAATTATCATTGCGTTAGTATTCGTTGTAGGATCCCGCGACTACCTAGGTCTCGGAATTCCTTTAATCAAGGATTCTTTTGAGGGGGATGTCTCGCCGTTCGCTTTTTTATGGAAGCTGATCTTTACCGCCTTTACCTTAGGAACAGGATTTCAGGGTGGTGAAGTTACTCCGTTGTTTGCGATTGGAGCCACATTAGGTAATGTTTTGGCTGGAATATTACATGTGTATGGACCATTTTTGGCTGCGCTCGGTTTTATTGCTGTCTTCTGCGGAGCTACAAGCACGCCTATCGCTTGCTTTTTAATGGGGATCGAGCTGTTCGGTTCCGAGGGTGCTATATACATGTTCATCGCTTGTGTGGTGAGTTATTTGTTCTCAGGACATTCGAGTATTTATACTTCACAGCTTATTGGTGTATCGAAGAGCCAGTTCATTTCTATCCCTCAAGGGACCAGGATAAGTAGTGTTAAAAAAAGAAAATAA
- a CDS encoding ABC transporter ATP-binding protein, whose protein sequence is MVLSVSNLSVRYGEKMAVQDLSFHLSEGEVIGLLGANGAGKSSSIAAILGIEKSEFQELVLLGKSPITERKEVFQKVGVQFQDTNFQDRLTIEEACIQWRALYKNPHTIDPLLHIFGLHDKKKQSVKSLSGGEGQRLAVLLALLPNPQLVFLDELTTGLDTKARKMLWKQLLTMKEKGLSIVLTSHYMDEVEALCDHLIILREGKTVASGSIQEIITLSGQATLEDAYLYFAGEEEWE, encoded by the coding sequence ATGGTTTTATCCGTAAGTAATCTCTCTGTACGATATGGAGAAAAAATGGCTGTCCAGGATTTAAGCTTTCATTTAAGTGAAGGAGAGGTAATTGGTTTACTAGGTGCAAATGGTGCAGGGAAATCTTCGAGTATCGCTGCAATTCTAGGTATCGAAAAAAGCGAATTCCAAGAACTCGTCTTACTTGGGAAATCGCCAATAACTGAACGAAAGGAAGTGTTTCAAAAAGTTGGTGTGCAATTCCAAGATACGAATTTTCAAGATCGCTTAACCATTGAAGAAGCATGTATCCAATGGCGTGCTTTATACAAAAACCCACACACTATCGACCCTTTACTCCATATCTTTGGATTGCATGATAAGAAAAAACAGTCAGTAAAGTCGCTATCTGGTGGTGAAGGGCAGCGTTTAGCTGTTTTGTTGGCCCTTTTGCCCAATCCTCAGCTTGTCTTCTTAGATGAATTAACAACGGGGCTTGATACTAAAGCGCGTAAGATGCTGTGGAAACAGCTTTTAACTATGAAAGAAAAGGGACTATCGATTGTACTCACCTCTCATTATATGGACGAAGTAGAAGCTCTCTGCGATCATTTAATCATTTTAAGAGAAGGGAAAACAGTCGCGTCTGGTTCTATTCAAGAAATTATTACGCTTAGTGGACAAGCAACGTTAGAGGATGCTTATTTATATTTTGCAGGTGAGGAGGAATGGGAATGA